The Streptomyces aurantiacus genome includes a region encoding these proteins:
- a CDS encoding response regulator transcription factor — protein MPVTVLLVDDEPLVRAGLRAVLEAQPDIEVVGEAADGAAVIPLVRRLRPDVVAMDVRMPLMDGIEATRAVLRTVDRPPKILVVTTFENDEYVYEALRAGADGFLLKRARPAEIVHAVRLVAEGESLLFPASVRQLAAEFGDGDGNPAARAALERAALTDREAEVLRLMTRGLSNAEIATRLVVGTETVKSHVSAVLAKLGARDRTQAVIAAYESGFVAPG, from the coding sequence ATGCCGGTCACCGTTCTGCTCGTCGACGACGAACCCCTCGTACGAGCCGGTCTGCGGGCCGTTCTGGAGGCGCAGCCCGACATCGAGGTCGTCGGTGAGGCCGCCGACGGCGCGGCGGTGATCCCGCTGGTGCGGCGGCTGCGGCCCGACGTCGTCGCGATGGACGTCCGTATGCCGCTGATGGACGGCATCGAGGCCACGCGCGCGGTGCTGCGGACCGTCGACCGGCCGCCGAAGATCCTCGTGGTGACGACCTTCGAGAACGACGAGTACGTGTACGAGGCGCTGCGCGCGGGGGCCGACGGCTTTCTGCTGAAACGGGCCCGGCCGGCCGAGATCGTGCACGCCGTGCGGCTGGTCGCCGAGGGAGAGTCGCTGCTGTTCCCGGCGTCGGTGCGGCAGTTGGCCGCCGAGTTCGGGGACGGTGACGGGAATCCAGCGGCCCGGGCCGCTCTGGAGCGGGCGGCCCTGACCGACCGTGAGGCGGAGGTGCTGCGGCTGATGACCCGGGGTCTGTCGAACGCGGAGATCGCCACGCGGCTGGTGGTCGGCACCGAGACGGTGAAGTCCCACGTCAGCGCGGTACTGGCGAAACTGGGGGCCCGGGACCGCACACAGGCGGTGATCGCGGCGTACGAGTCGGGGTTCGTGGCACCCGGCTGA
- a CDS encoding sensor histidine kinase — protein MVRLLRPLTRGTTYTRLLHLWVPMLFVSVWMFIDPSKPWVPALLVVPLGLIPAVRRGEGVQARFMLTPGERDERGDRAGQGGQDTAISIAPSATWYDRLRTVLLLEVRMAFGWVVAGVTVWLPLIAVDLVRISTGYVPDDNPFLPVSQPHWAYALLAPLPLVAMYAAVVGLGELMTVIARRLLGPSAAERLATLEERTEQLLERSRIARELHDSIGHALTVAVVQAGAARAAGSPEFTDRALLAIEDTGRAALEDLERVLGVLRESRRPTSGRPTLVEADRLMESARTSGAKIDAEMTGPLETVPGPVSREGYRILQESLTNVLRHAGSVPVRIRIAVEDRTLSLEVRNPLTAEIPGPGRGSGLRGIRERASLLGGSARTGPDEGDWQVHVELPLR, from the coding sequence ATGGTCCGCCTGCTGCGCCCGCTGACCCGCGGGACGACGTACACCCGGCTGCTGCACCTGTGGGTGCCGATGCTGTTCGTCAGCGTGTGGATGTTCATCGACCCGTCCAAGCCGTGGGTGCCCGCGCTGTTGGTCGTTCCGCTGGGGCTCATCCCGGCCGTGCGTCGGGGCGAGGGCGTGCAGGCGCGGTTCATGCTGACGCCGGGCGAGCGGGACGAGCGCGGAGATCGGGCCGGGCAGGGCGGACAGGACACGGCCATTTCCATCGCGCCGTCGGCCACCTGGTACGACCGGCTGCGGACCGTGCTCCTGCTGGAAGTACGCATGGCTTTCGGGTGGGTGGTGGCGGGCGTCACGGTGTGGCTGCCGCTCATCGCCGTGGACCTGGTCCGGATCTCGACCGGCTATGTGCCGGACGACAATCCGTTCCTGCCGGTGTCGCAGCCGCACTGGGCCTACGCGCTGCTCGCACCGCTTCCCCTTGTCGCGATGTACGCCGCCGTGGTCGGCCTCGGCGAGCTGATGACGGTGATCGCGCGCCGCCTGCTCGGTCCGTCCGCCGCAGAACGGCTCGCCACCCTGGAGGAGCGCACCGAGCAGCTCCTGGAGCGCTCCCGCATCGCCCGTGAGCTGCACGACTCGATCGGCCACGCGCTGACGGTGGCCGTGGTGCAGGCGGGTGCCGCGCGCGCCGCGGGGAGCCCCGAGTTCACCGACCGGGCTCTGCTCGCCATCGAGGACACGGGCCGTGCCGCGCTGGAGGACCTGGAGCGGGTGCTCGGTGTGCTGCGCGAGTCGCGGCGGCCCACGAGCGGCCGCCCGACCCTGGTGGAGGCCGACCGGCTCATGGAGTCCGCGCGCACGTCCGGGGCGAAGATCGACGCCGAGATGACGGGCCCGCTGGAGACGGTGCCCGGTCCGGTCTCGCGCGAGGGCTACCGCATCCTCCAGGAGTCGCTCACCAACGTGCTGCGGCACGCGGGCTCGGTGCCCGTCCGCATCCGTATCGCGGTCGAGGACCGGACACTCTCCCTTGAGGTGCGCAATCCGCTGACGGCGGAGATACCGGGACCCGGCCGGGGCAGCGGCCTGCGGGGCATACGGGAGCGGGCCTCGCTGCTGGGCGGCAGCGCGCGGACCGGCCCGGACGAGGGCGACTGGCAGGTGCACGTCGAGCTGCCGTTGCGCTGA